A genomic segment from Polyangium mundeleinium encodes:
- a CDS encoding serine/threonine-protein kinase — translation MSSLGPGAVIAGKYRLIGLLGKGAMGEVWRAEHVTLGAPVAIKLIDVDLLGSSGANENSEIVQRFFREAKAAAALRTPHVVQIQDHGYDGALPYIAMEMLEGETLEQRIERVRVLPPLMTTTIITHIARAVGKAHEAGIVHRDLKPSNVFLVRNDEDEIAKVLDFGIAKAIGGGVLGSQGGVATRTGSVVGTPCYMSPEQALGNKTIDQRADLWALGVIAYECVTGVRPFDSEALGDLIVQICARPLPVPSAVAPVPDGFDHWFAKACSREPNERFQTAKELAESLRWLLCPDQSGVWKLSQTHPSLPNIVMPHARVSAPGPEPSAFAKTSTPDPTTMTHRGLVAAVAPGQPAQKKTRPALIVGAIAAVVLGAATAVVLLSTSGPPATTDATTPSASPPPSASPAAPPPPETVAAPTTASAAPAPSPSVPPTSEPAAAIPSTAPTPSAAPTTTTRYPINKGGTTTKKSTTTKKPNWGI, via the coding sequence ATGAGTAGCTTGGGCCCCGGAGCCGTGATTGCCGGGAAATATCGCCTGATCGGCCTCCTCGGAAAAGGAGCGATGGGCGAAGTGTGGCGCGCGGAGCATGTGACGCTCGGCGCGCCCGTCGCCATCAAGCTCATCGACGTCGATCTCCTCGGATCGAGCGGCGCGAACGAGAACAGCGAGATCGTCCAGCGCTTCTTCCGCGAGGCGAAGGCCGCTGCCGCGCTGCGTACGCCGCACGTGGTGCAGATCCAGGATCACGGCTACGACGGAGCCCTGCCGTACATCGCGATGGAGATGCTCGAGGGCGAGACGCTCGAGCAGCGCATCGAGCGCGTGCGGGTGCTCCCGCCGCTGATGACCACCACGATCATCACGCACATCGCGCGCGCCGTGGGCAAGGCGCACGAGGCCGGCATCGTCCACCGCGATCTCAAGCCGAGCAACGTCTTCCTCGTGCGCAACGACGAGGACGAGATCGCGAAGGTCCTCGACTTCGGCATCGCGAAGGCCATCGGCGGCGGCGTGCTCGGCAGCCAGGGCGGCGTCGCCACGCGCACCGGCTCGGTCGTCGGCACGCCTTGCTACATGAGCCCGGAGCAGGCGCTCGGGAACAAGACGATCGATCAGCGCGCCGATCTCTGGGCGCTCGGCGTCATCGCCTACGAGTGCGTGACCGGCGTGCGCCCCTTCGACAGCGAGGCGCTCGGCGATCTCATCGTGCAGATCTGCGCGCGCCCCTTGCCCGTGCCCTCCGCCGTCGCGCCCGTCCCCGATGGCTTCGACCATTGGTTCGCCAAGGCCTGTTCGCGCGAGCCGAACGAGCGTTTCCAGACCGCGAAAGAGCTCGCCGAGTCGCTGCGCTGGCTCCTCTGCCCGGATCAATCGGGCGTCTGGAAGCTCAGCCAGACGCACCCCTCGCTGCCGAACATCGTGATGCCGCACGCGCGCGTGTCGGCCCCAGGCCCCGAGCCGTCGGCGTTCGCCAAGACGAGCACGCCCGATCCGACGACGATGACCCACCGCGGGCTCGTCGCGGCCGTCGCGCCGGGCCAGCCCGCGCAAAAGAAGACGCGCCCCGCCTTGATCGTGGGCGCGATCGCGGCCGTCGTGCTCGGCGCCGCGACGGCCGTCGTGCTCCTCTCGACGAGCGGCCCTCCCGCGACGACGGACGCGACCACCCCTTCGGCCTCGCCGCCGCCCTCCGCGTCCCCCGCGGCGCCTCCGCCGCCGGAGACGGTCGCCGCACCGACGACGGCTTCGGCGGCCCCTGCGCCTTCTCCTTCTGTGCCGCCCACGAGCGAGCCTGCCGCGGCGATTCCGAGCACCGCGCCAACACCCAGCGCAGCGCCGACGACGACCACGCGGTACCCGATCAACAAGGGCGGGACGACGACCAAGAAGTCCACTACGACCAAGAAGCCCAACTGGGGGATCTGA
- a CDS encoding M18 family aminopeptidase — protein sequence MTDTLLLQASEGDLRAQGLAAARDLCAFLDHAPSPYHAAEEAARRLSAHGFSALSEHDAWHLAPGDRRYFLRAGTLVAFVVGDEHPALGGFRLIGAHTDSPNLRVKPNADLSRSGYQELGVEIYGGVLLSTWLDRDLSIAGRVFCQRKGERPVARLVDLGRAVARVPNLAIHLNRTVNKEGLVLNEQKHLVPVVGLGAAPDVRALVARELDERPEAILGYDLCLYDTAKAAIAGLSQEFVLSSRLDNLASCHAGAAALAAACGPGASTRMIVLYDHEECGSRSAAGAAGTVLKDTIARILEAYPRSEPQGLQRALARSFLVSADMAHALHPNYPDLHEPQHQPMLNKGLVIKSNVNQSYATDGGTAAVFEEICRDVGYPAQKFVVRSDLPCGSTIGPITAAALGIPTVDVGAPMLSMHSCREMCGTLDVHWSIETYRRFLRG from the coding sequence ATGACCGACACCCTCCTTCTGCAAGCCAGCGAGGGCGACCTCCGCGCCCAAGGCCTCGCCGCGGCCCGTGATCTCTGCGCCTTCCTCGATCACGCCCCGAGCCCCTACCACGCAGCCGAGGAGGCCGCGCGGCGGCTGTCCGCGCATGGGTTCTCCGCGCTCTCCGAGCACGACGCCTGGCACCTCGCGCCCGGCGATCGCCGTTATTTCCTCCGCGCCGGGACCCTCGTCGCCTTCGTCGTCGGCGACGAGCACCCCGCGCTCGGCGGCTTCCGCCTGATCGGCGCCCACACCGACTCGCCGAACCTCCGCGTCAAGCCCAACGCCGACCTCTCGCGCTCCGGCTACCAGGAGCTCGGCGTCGAGATCTACGGCGGCGTGCTGCTCTCGACCTGGCTCGACCGCGACCTCTCCATCGCCGGCCGCGTCTTCTGCCAGCGCAAGGGCGAGCGGCCCGTGGCGCGCCTCGTCGACCTCGGCCGCGCCGTGGCCCGCGTGCCGAACCTCGCGATTCACCTCAATCGCACGGTCAACAAGGAAGGGCTCGTTCTGAACGAGCAGAAGCACCTGGTCCCGGTCGTCGGCCTCGGCGCCGCGCCCGACGTGCGCGCCCTCGTGGCCCGCGAGCTCGACGAGCGGCCCGAAGCGATCCTCGGCTACGATCTCTGCCTCTACGACACGGCCAAGGCCGCGATCGCCGGCCTGTCGCAGGAGTTCGTCCTTTCGTCGCGCCTCGACAACCTGGCGAGCTGTCACGCGGGAGCAGCGGCGCTCGCCGCCGCGTGCGGCCCCGGCGCCTCGACCCGGATGATCGTGCTCTACGATCACGAAGAGTGCGGCAGCCGCAGCGCCGCGGGCGCGGCCGGCACGGTCCTCAAGGACACGATCGCGCGGATCCTCGAGGCCTACCCACGAAGCGAGCCGCAGGGCTTGCAGCGGGCGCTCGCGCGCTCGTTCCTGGTCAGCGCGGACATGGCGCACGCGCTCCACCCGAATTACCCCGACCTGCACGAGCCGCAGCACCAGCCCATGTTGAACAAGGGCCTCGTCATCAAATCGAACGTCAATCAGTCCTACGCGACGGACGGCGGCACGGCGGCGGTGTTCGAGGAGATCTGCCGCGACGTCGGGTATCCGGCGCAGAAGTTCGTGGTCCGCTCGGACTTGCCCTGCGGCAGCACGATCGGCCCCATCACGGCAGCCGCGCTCGGCATCCCGACGGTCGACGTGGGCGCGCCGATGCTCAGCATGCATTCGTGCCGCGAGATGTGCGGGACCCTCGACGTGCACTGGTCCATCGAGACGTACCGGCGGTTTTTGCGAGGGTAG
- a CDS encoding KGG domain-containing protein, which yields MERDKQRAIASKGGKAAHEKGTAHEFTPDEARQAGKKGGEVVSQNRKHMAEIGRKGGERVSQDREHMAQIGRKGGEAVSSDRAHMAQIGRKGGEARGTH from the coding sequence ATGGAACGCGACAAACAGCGCGCCATCGCGAGCAAGGGCGGAAAAGCTGCGCACGAAAAGGGAACGGCCCACGAATTCACGCCCGACGAGGCGCGCCAGGCGGGCAAGAAGGGCGGCGAGGTCGTCAGCCAGAACCGCAAGCACATGGCCGAGATCGGCCGCAAGGGCGGCGAGCGCGTGAGCCAGGACCGCGAGCACATGGCGCAAATCGGCCGCAAGGGTGGCGAGGCCGTGTCGAGCGATCGGGCCCACATGGCGCAGATTGGGCGCAAGGGTGGTGAGGCGCGCGGCACCCATTGA
- a CDS encoding type II toxin-antitoxin system RelE/ParE family toxin — protein MAFYEGRAEGLGEEFLDEVEATLRRICEIPAAWPKLSECVRRCQTRRLPYGILYREARDRIEIVAVMHLHRHPDTWKSR, from the coding sequence ATGGCGTTCTACGAGGGCCGTGCCGAGGGCCTGGGCGAGGAGTTCCTCGACGAGGTCGAGGCGACCCTCCGGCGCATCTGCGAGATTCCTGCGGCATGGCCCAAGCTCTCCGAGTGCGTGCGGCGTTGCCAGACGCGGCGGTTGCCCTACGGAATCCTTTATCGCGAGGCCCGGGACCGCATCGAGATCGTCGCGGTGATGCACCTTCACCGTCACCCGGACACCTGGAAGAGCCGCTGA
- a CDS encoding NAD(P)-binding protein, translating into MSSGWTGVHAAYWIALTEPGARILLLEASDRLGGRARSVEVSPGRH; encoded by the coding sequence ATCAGCAGCGGATGGACCGGCGTCCACGCGGCCTATTGGATTGCGCTGACCGAACCCGGCGCGCGTATCCTCCTCCTCGAAGCCTCCGATCGCCTCGGCGGCCGCGCCCGGTCCGTCGAGGTCTCGCCGGGGCGTCACTGA
- a CDS encoding eCIS core domain-containing protein, protein MGAPAELHTGAIGPVLRRVASRQGQGQPLPQPLRHRFELSFRVDLGAVRVHADPEAAAMADAAEARAFASGTDIYLASGAYQPGTATGEHLMAHEVAHVVEQAAGRAPPGVSRPGDAHELAADAAAHAAVAGHRARLKAPAQVKPGVSQSLQRTVRFTGGMHKKINAQFMHFIRGLRQYLAIGVTYTLDNEGQTAVLTDPEIDVERQREITDLFSKNYDAYYAVQEPQQHRPKKTRDEAKADALSKWVTVRGAVLSYLNKKNIDVVEMTKARARGAEAVSTTFGPDEIRVNVKDYTRTRESDASVALSFNGFWRLTHEILHLALEIKADKDDDNEPGPGKIEAYLNPLRIGFGLPQRTNYGSTDNVIQFEEGGHVIYPR, encoded by the coding sequence ATGGGGGCGCCCGCCGAGCTGCACACCGGCGCCATCGGCCCGGTGCTGCGGCGGGTGGCATCACGGCAGGGCCAGGGACAGCCGCTGCCTCAGCCGCTCCGGCACCGGTTCGAGCTGTCCTTTCGCGTCGACCTCGGCGCCGTGCGCGTCCACGCGGATCCGGAGGCTGCGGCGATGGCCGACGCTGCCGAGGCTCGGGCCTTTGCGAGCGGGACCGATATCTACCTGGCGTCGGGGGCGTACCAACCTGGAACGGCGACAGGCGAGCACTTGATGGCTCATGAGGTCGCCCACGTGGTCGAACAGGCTGCGGGGAGAGCGCCTCCCGGCGTCAGTCGTCCTGGGGATGCGCACGAGCTTGCGGCCGACGCCGCCGCCCATGCCGCGGTGGCTGGGCATCGAGCCCGGCTGAAGGCTCCTGCCCAGGTGAAGCCTGGGGTCAGCCAGAGCCTGCAGCGAACGGTCAGATTCACAGGGGGCATGCACAAAAAAATCAACGCGCAGTTCATGCATTTCATCCGCGGTCTGCGGCAGTACCTGGCGATCGGCGTCACGTATACCTTGGACAATGAGGGACAGACCGCCGTTCTGACCGATCCGGAGATCGATGTGGAACGGCAGCGCGAGATCACGGACCTCTTCTCCAAAAATTACGATGCTTATTACGCCGTTCAGGAGCCCCAGCAACACAGACCCAAGAAGACGCGCGACGAGGCGAAGGCGGACGCGCTGTCGAAATGGGTGACGGTGCGAGGCGCCGTACTCTCGTACCTCAACAAAAAGAACATCGATGTCGTGGAAATGACCAAGGCGAGAGCGCGGGGCGCGGAAGCGGTGTCTACCACGTTCGGGCCAGACGAGATTCGAGTCAACGTGAAGGATTACACGAGAACAAGGGAGAGTGACGCCAGCGTAGCGCTCTCCTTCAACGGATTCTGGCGGCTGACGCACGAGATCCTGCACCTGGCTCTGGAGATCAAAGCCGACAAGGACGATGACAATGAGCCTGGCCCTGGCAAGATCGAGGCTTACCTCAATCCGTTGCGGATCGGCTTCGGCTTGCCCCAGCGCACCAACTACGGATCGACGGACAACGTGATCCAGTTCGAGGAAGGCGGACACGTGATTTATCCCCGCTAG
- a CDS encoding M1 family aminopeptidase gives MRPFCLAFLPALTIPFLTTGCGSSPLEEATRGYDVDRYELEGAFDWNTRKLDATVAVTLTLTEDTPAIALDSRVAVKAVRIAGVEEPAYEVDAPSGVLAISLEDAPKAAKGQTVRIEIDYEAGTSDNLYAISTRLGDPVLGRAVFTDSEPLGTSWWMPCTNDPSDRATFSVALKVPAQEQLIANGRLVLDAEEGPGSHRVKYETPWTLPTYQMAFAVSQFEVAKAQTKTGLPVEVWHRRELPGSHTDMAKALAGMIDRFEPLVGPYPFERYALVLVPSFPGGGMENAGISFQRETSSTEPALAGDFYLAAHELAHQWFGDLVTIETWDDVWIKEGMANQLEYEAGRAFTDASAEGSLHGDQFFPEDGVPIRNPSLAPADKYTSGPYGRAAWLHTQIRGLAGDVVYFETLRKVLDAHRFGAIGTKAFVDAFAEVLGPEATARVRRAIDARAMPRIELQAEPNAAFALVLDDPDAALVAPLVVRWYGAEGSAEEVSLLGGARAVIPAAATEVLLVVDPDDVHPDFEVTGDDVTMAAWLAARVPLSANGKTVFAGLGGAAQMNALRVAGASGAAMITPAEITGLLGELDADGAKALALQLGCGLAASTQDPVEREAWAAALAPLVEVGPPSIGLGWIGTGLGACGDVVPLDELFSAEWPKLEAGLPAADVSLTRLQYLASLRLPEDRELATFGVVATKAPSLRARRIALDHLARRARDVNSAAWVTFYLDLLRATRTSETLASAMNGASWAVFNTATGINEFADVLRDILHDEATRPAHARAICIGVRMLADDPAATAAFLDDLADAPLSKPARALLKTPDRCL, from the coding sequence ATGCGCCCTTTTTGCCTCGCTTTTCTTCCCGCCCTCACGATCCCCTTCCTGACCACTGGCTGCGGTAGCTCCCCGCTCGAGGAGGCCACGCGCGGCTATGATGTCGATCGATACGAGCTCGAAGGCGCGTTCGATTGGAACACGCGCAAGCTCGACGCGACCGTCGCCGTGACGCTCACGCTCACCGAGGATACGCCCGCGATCGCCCTCGACAGCCGCGTCGCCGTGAAGGCCGTTCGTATCGCCGGCGTCGAGGAGCCCGCGTACGAGGTCGACGCACCGAGCGGCGTGCTCGCCATTTCGCTGGAGGACGCGCCCAAGGCCGCCAAGGGACAAACGGTCCGGATCGAGATCGATTACGAGGCCGGCACGAGCGACAACCTGTATGCCATTTCCACGCGGCTCGGGGATCCCGTCCTCGGCCGCGCCGTCTTCACGGACTCCGAGCCGCTCGGCACGTCGTGGTGGATGCCCTGCACGAATGATCCGAGCGACCGCGCGACGTTCTCCGTCGCCTTGAAGGTTCCAGCCCAGGAGCAGCTCATCGCCAATGGCCGGCTCGTGCTCGATGCCGAGGAGGGGCCGGGCTCGCACCGCGTGAAATACGAGACCCCCTGGACGCTGCCGACCTATCAAATGGCGTTCGCCGTGAGCCAGTTCGAGGTGGCGAAGGCCCAGACGAAGACCGGCTTGCCCGTCGAGGTCTGGCACCGCCGCGAGCTCCCGGGCAGCCACACCGACATGGCGAAGGCGCTCGCCGGCATGATCGATCGGTTCGAGCCGCTCGTCGGGCCCTATCCGTTCGAGCGATACGCCCTCGTGCTCGTGCCCTCGTTCCCCGGGGGAGGCATGGAGAACGCGGGCATCTCGTTCCAGCGCGAGACGAGCAGCACGGAGCCCGCGCTCGCCGGTGATTTTTACCTCGCCGCGCACGAGCTCGCGCATCAATGGTTCGGCGATCTCGTCACGATCGAGACCTGGGACGACGTCTGGATCAAGGAGGGAATGGCGAACCAGCTCGAATACGAGGCCGGGCGCGCGTTCACGGACGCGAGCGCGGAGGGGTCGCTGCATGGGGATCAATTCTTCCCCGAGGACGGGGTGCCCATCCGCAATCCCTCCCTCGCGCCGGCCGACAAATATACGTCAGGCCCGTACGGCCGCGCGGCCTGGCTGCACACGCAGATCCGGGGGTTGGCGGGGGACGTGGTGTATTTCGAGACGTTGCGGAAGGTCCTCGACGCGCATCGGTTCGGCGCGATCGGGACCAAGGCGTTCGTCGACGCCTTTGCAGAGGTGCTCGGGCCGGAGGCGACGGCGCGGGTGCGGCGCGCGATCGACGCGCGGGCGATGCCGCGGATCGAGCTTCAAGCGGAGCCAAACGCCGCCTTCGCGCTCGTGCTCGACGATCCCGACGCGGCGCTCGTCGCGCCGCTCGTGGTGCGCTGGTATGGCGCGGAGGGATCGGCCGAGGAGGTGTCGCTTCTAGGCGGCGCGCGGGCCGTGATCCCGGCCGCGGCGACGGAGGTCCTGCTCGTCGTGGATCCGGACGACGTGCACCCGGATTTCGAGGTCACCGGGGACGACGTGACCATGGCCGCATGGCTCGCGGCGCGCGTGCCGCTCTCGGCGAACGGAAAGACCGTGTTCGCGGGGCTCGGCGGGGCGGCGCAGATGAATGCGCTTCGCGTGGCCGGCGCGTCGGGCGCGGCGATGATCACGCCGGCCGAGATCACGGGGCTCCTGGGCGAGCTCGACGCGGACGGGGCGAAGGCGCTCGCGTTGCAGCTCGGCTGCGGGCTCGCGGCGAGCACGCAGGATCCCGTGGAGCGAGAGGCCTGGGCGGCGGCCCTCGCGCCGCTTGTCGAAGTGGGGCCGCCCTCGATCGGGCTCGGGTGGATCGGCACGGGGCTCGGCGCGTGCGGTGACGTCGTGCCGCTGGACGAGCTCTTCAGCGCGGAATGGCCCAAGCTCGAAGCCGGCCTCCCGGCCGCGGACGTATCCCTCACGCGGCTCCAGTACCTCGCGTCGTTGCGGCTCCCGGAGGATCGCGAGCTCGCCACGTTCGGCGTGGTGGCCACGAAGGCGCCCTCGCTTCGGGCGCGTCGCATCGCCCTGGATCACCTGGCGCGGCGCGCGCGCGACGTGAACTCGGCCGCGTGGGTGACGTTTTACCTCGACCTGCTCCGCGCGACGCGGACCTCGGAGACCTTGGCGTCGGCGATGAACGGGGCCTCGTGGGCGGTCTTCAACACGGCCACGGGCATCAACGAATTCGCGGACGTGCTGCGCGACATCCTGCACGATGAAGCGACGCGGCCGGCGCACGCGCGGGCAATCTGCATCGGGGTGCGGATGCTCGCCGACGATCCGGCCGCGACGGCCGCGTTCCTCGACGATCTCGCGGATGCGCCGCTCTCAAAGCCGGCGCGGGCGCTCCTGAAGACGCCGGACAGGTGCTTGTGA
- a CDS encoding helix-turn-helix domain-containing protein has protein sequence MGRANPPMEVTPDERLVLETRARAPTEKDTHDPRQALRAKIVLACAAGHDVAYVATHVGVGRRVVMRWRDRFVRDRLPGLEDRPRRGAPRRIADARVEELLRRTLEPTPEGARRWSRRTLARATGLSRSTVDRILRRFCVAVSAQGPRRPTARTGSPRSAAGSAPPPGTDIDAAGSTSSRRRRRRSIREEQSSTSDGAPRTSTPSLWPTKLRRRPLV, from the coding sequence ATGGGACGAGCGAACCCGCCGATGGAAGTGACCCCCGACGAACGCTTGGTGCTCGAAACGCGCGCCCGGGCCCCGACCGAGAAGGACACGCACGACCCCAGGCAGGCGCTGCGTGCGAAGATCGTGCTCGCTTGTGCCGCTGGCCATGACGTCGCGTACGTCGCGACGCACGTCGGTGTCGGGCGGCGGGTCGTCATGCGCTGGCGCGACCGGTTCGTCCGGGACCGGCTCCCGGGCCTGGAAGACCGCCCCCGGCGAGGCGCCCCCCGGCGCATTGCGGACGCACGCGTCGAGGAGCTCCTCCGCCGAACGCTCGAACCCACGCCTGAGGGCGCTCGCCGCTGGTCCCGACGCACCCTGGCCAGGGCCACCGGGCTCAGCCGCTCCACCGTCGACCGCATCCTGCGCCGTTTCTGCGTCGCGGTGAGCGCCCAAGGCCCACGCCGCCCGACCGCGCGAACCGGGTCCCCGAGGAGTGCCGCGGGGTCCGCGCCTCCTCCTGGGACCGACATCGACGCAGCCGGGTCCACATCTTCGCGCCGCCGACGGAGGCGTTCCATCCGCGAGGAACAGTCCTCGACATCCGACGGCGCCCCGCGGACATCCACACCCTCGCTCTGGCCCACAAAGCTTCGTAGACGCCCGCTCGTCTAG
- a CDS encoding addiction module protein, with protein MPPELQRLADEILSLPVPSRTVLFQCILESLSRSESEAIERTWAKIAEERCRQIDAGEVELLDGDEVLRELRARPR; from the coding sequence ATGCCGCCCGAACTGCAACGGCTCGCCGACGAGATCCTCTCCTTGCCGGTCCCCTCCCGGACCGTGCTGTTTCAGTGCATCCTGGAGAGCCTGAGCCGGTCCGAGAGCGAAGCGATCGAGCGGACATGGGCGAAGATAGCGGAGGAGCGCTGCCGTCAGATCGACGCAGGTGAAGTGGAGCTCCTCGATGGGGACGAGGTGCTCCGCGAGCTCCGCGCGCGCCCCCGGTGA
- a CDS encoding fatty acid desaturase family protein, which yields MLRYRADLRTLCFVAIYFALVAVQWVYAPSALWLAIPLLAVTCVFSFLGAVATHNTVHSPVFKKRWVNRVFQVVLTLTYGHPVSAFVPGHNLSHHKHTQTRRDVMRTTKVRYRWNLLNGLLFMPTVGRDVFLADMRYFKAMYRQNPPWFRQMILEATVFLGTMGVLLALDWKKFLIYVIIPHQYAAWGIISMNYLQHDGCDQESEYNHSRNFLGKFVNFMAYNNGYHTIHHMEPGLHWSLLPAEHAKRVAPFIHPELDQPSMLVYLFRTFAWPAKRRMYDGKPVEIPAEGPDEEWIPPPREVRHDLGAIAM from the coding sequence ATGCTTCGTTACCGAGCCGACCTCCGAACGTTGTGCTTCGTGGCGATCTACTTCGCGCTGGTCGCCGTGCAGTGGGTCTACGCGCCGAGCGCGCTCTGGCTCGCGATCCCGCTCCTCGCGGTGACGTGTGTGTTCTCGTTCCTCGGCGCTGTGGCCACGCACAACACCGTACATTCCCCCGTGTTCAAGAAGCGCTGGGTGAACCGCGTCTTCCAGGTCGTGCTCACGTTGACCTACGGACACCCCGTCAGCGCCTTCGTGCCGGGCCACAACTTGAGCCACCACAAGCACACGCAGACGCGGCGTGACGTGATGCGCACGACGAAGGTGCGGTATCGCTGGAACTTGCTGAACGGCCTGCTCTTCATGCCGACCGTGGGCAGGGACGTCTTCCTCGCCGACATGCGGTACTTCAAGGCGATGTACCGCCAGAACCCGCCCTGGTTCCGGCAGATGATCCTCGAAGCGACGGTCTTCCTCGGCACGATGGGCGTCCTCCTCGCGCTCGATTGGAAGAAGTTCCTGATCTACGTGATCATCCCGCACCAGTATGCGGCCTGGGGGATCATCTCGATGAATTACCTCCAGCACGACGGATGTGATCAGGAGAGCGAATACAACCATTCGCGGAACTTCCTCGGCAAATTCGTCAATTTCATGGCCTACAACAACGGCTACCACACGATCCACCACATGGAGCCGGGCCTGCACTGGAGCCTCTTGCCCGCGGAGCACGCGAAGCGGGTCGCGCCGTTCATTCACCCCGAGCTCGATCAGCCCTCGATGCTCGTGTATCTCTTCCGCACCTTCGCGTGGCCCGCCAAGCGCCGCATGTACGATGGGAAGCCCGTCGAGATCCCGGCCGAGGGCCCCGACGAGGAGTGGATTCCGCCGCCCCGCGAGGTCCGACATGACCTCGGCGCGATCGCCATGTAG
- a CDS encoding MBL fold metallo-hydrolase, producing the protein MSSLVVRVVGVGDAFTTRHFNASFLVEAGATRILVDAPPALGRALGDLGARGGPPIGLADIDHVVITHLHGDHVGGLEQLLFYRRFVTGKRVALHAAPEVLAGLWETRLRGGMDTLMSPDGTRTSLTLDDYADVSPLGAGTNSIGDLDLEWRPTIHHIPTSALRFSANGARFGYSADTAFDPTLIDWLAKADLFFHETNLGVHTPLASLVGLPEDVKRRMRLIHYPDFHDPEHSPIVCTHEGERFEI; encoded by the coding sequence GTGAGTTCGCTCGTCGTGCGTGTCGTCGGCGTGGGGGATGCATTCACCACGCGTCATTTTAATGCCAGCTTCCTCGTCGAGGCCGGCGCGACGCGGATCCTCGTCGACGCGCCGCCCGCGCTTGGACGGGCGCTCGGTGATCTCGGCGCGCGCGGGGGCCCTCCGATCGGGCTCGCCGACATCGATCACGTGGTCATCACGCACCTGCACGGCGATCACGTGGGGGGGCTCGAGCAGCTCCTTTTTTATCGGCGGTTCGTGACGGGGAAACGCGTCGCGCTGCACGCGGCGCCCGAGGTCCTCGCGGGGCTCTGGGAGACACGCCTCCGGGGCGGAATGGATACCCTCATGTCTCCTGACGGGACCCGCACGTCGCTCACGCTGGACGATTACGCGGACGTGTCGCCGCTCGGCGCCGGGACGAACTCCATCGGCGATCTCGACCTCGAATGGCGGCCGACGATCCACCACATTCCCACGTCGGCGCTGCGGTTTTCCGCGAACGGGGCTCGCTTCGGGTACAGCGCCGACACGGCGTTTGATCCCACGCTGATCGACTGGCTCGCCAAGGCCGATCTCTTTTTCCACGAGACGAACCTCGGCGTCCACACGCCGCTCGCCTCGCTCGTGGGGCTGCCGGAGGACGTGAAGCGCCGCATGCGGCTCATTCATTATCCGGATTTTCATGATCCGGAACACTCGCCCATCGTGTGCACGCACGAGGGCGAGCGTTTCGAGATCTGA